In Methylotenera mobilis JLW8, the following are encoded in one genomic region:
- a CDS encoding ExeA family protein, with product MYLQHFGLNEFPFSITPDTSYYFASASYQDALNTVIFAVTTGEGFIKITGEVGTGKTLLCRKLMSSLDQSYKIAYVPNPYLEPQSLLMVLAEELNINLPTDTQITQHVILNALTHALLNFARDNIKVVVCLDEVQAMPIETLEALRLLSNLETEKRKLLQVVIFGQPELEDKLNHASIRQLKQRITFSYQLDLLNRDEMAYYLNHRLTIAGYKGSRMFSHTALYLMYHYSKGVPRLINILAHKALLATYGKGKHQVGMREVLAAASDTESVGTKWQYLGSKSLSLTMLLGAFGLILFIFINNLKPY from the coding sequence ATGTATCTGCAACACTTCGGGCTTAATGAATTTCCTTTTAGCATTACACCAGATACGAGTTATTACTTTGCATCTGCTAGCTATCAAGATGCACTAAACACAGTCATATTCGCAGTAACCACCGGTGAGGGATTTATTAAAATCACCGGTGAAGTTGGCACAGGAAAAACCCTGCTATGCCGCAAGCTCATGTCCAGCTTAGATCAGAGTTATAAAATTGCATACGTACCCAACCCATATCTAGAGCCGCAATCTCTTTTAATGGTATTGGCTGAAGAGTTAAACATTAATTTACCCACTGATACGCAGATAACGCAACACGTGATACTCAATGCGTTGACCCATGCTCTGTTAAACTTTGCGCGAGACAACATTAAAGTAGTGGTCTGCCTTGATGAAGTACAGGCTATGCCTATAGAAACATTAGAGGCACTACGTTTACTCAGCAACCTTGAGACTGAGAAAAGAAAGTTACTGCAAGTTGTCATCTTTGGGCAACCAGAACTGGAAGATAAACTCAACCATGCATCCATCCGTCAACTGAAGCAAAGAATTACTTTTTCTTATCAGCTTGACCTGTTAAACCGTGATGAAATGGCCTACTATCTGAATCACCGCCTCACGATTGCCGGTTACAAAGGCAGCCGTATGTTTAGCCATACTGCTTTATATTTAATGTATCATTACTCAAAAGGCGTGCCTAGGCTTATTAACATATTGGCACATAAAGCTTTATTGGCCACCTATGGTAAAGGCAAGCATCAAGTAGGCATGCGCGAAGTATTGGCAGCTGCGTCTGACACAGAGTCAGTTGGTACAAAATGGCAATACTTAGGGTCAAAAAGCTTATCCTTAACTATGCTGCTTGGCGCGTTCGGCTTAATCCTGTTTATTTTCATTAACAATCTTAAGCCATATTAA